From the genome of Bosea sp. Tri-49, one region includes:
- a CDS encoding ABC transporter permease — MGSFLIRRLAGAFLVLALVSLMSFALIWLVPGDPAAAFLDASATPEQIATLRSALGLDLSLPQQMLGWYGRILSGDLGQSILLNRSVSAALIERLPVTLVLAALALAFAVVVGVTAGLVAAVNHNRWPDQAVMTAVLLGLSVPDFWLGLVMVLVFAVSLGWLPSGGFTSFTQSPSEWLRCMILPALTLGLVQVGFIARMARASMLDTLGQDYVRTADAKGLAKLRVVLGHALPNALIPILTVIGIVSGALLGGAVIVEQVFSIPGIGRLIVGAIASRDFPVLQGGLLFLAVVYLSINLVVDILYAVVDPRVRLA; from the coding sequence ATGGGTAGCTTCCTGATCCGCCGGCTCGCGGGCGCCTTCCTCGTGCTCGCACTGGTCTCGTTGATGTCCTTCGCGCTGATCTGGCTGGTGCCGGGCGATCCGGCGGCGGCCTTTCTCGACGCCTCGGCGACGCCGGAGCAGATCGCCACCCTGCGCAGCGCGCTCGGGCTCGATTTGTCGCTGCCCCAGCAGATGCTGGGCTGGTACGGGCGGATCCTCAGCGGCGATCTCGGCCAGTCGATCCTGCTCAACCGCTCGGTCAGCGCCGCGCTTATCGAGCGCCTGCCGGTGACGTTGGTGCTGGCGGCCCTCGCCCTCGCCTTCGCGGTGGTGGTCGGCGTCACGGCTGGCCTCGTCGCGGCGGTCAACCACAACCGCTGGCCCGACCAGGCGGTGATGACGGCGGTGCTGCTCGGCCTCTCGGTTCCGGATTTCTGGCTCGGTCTGGTGATGGTTCTCGTCTTCGCGGTCTCGCTCGGCTGGTTGCCGAGCGGTGGCTTCACGTCCTTCACGCAATCACCGAGCGAGTGGCTGCGCTGCATGATCCTGCCGGCGCTGACGCTCGGGCTCGTCCAGGTCGGCTTCATCGCCCGGATGGCGCGCGCCTCGATGCTCGACACGCTCGGCCAGGACTATGTCCGGACCGCCGACGCCAAGGGCCTGGCCAAGCTGCGCGTTGTGCTCGGCCATGCCTTGCCCAACGCGCTGATCCCGATCCTCACCGTGATCGGCATCGTCTCCGGCGCACTGCTCGGAGGCGCGGTCATCGTCGAGCAGGTCTTCTCGATCCCGGGGATCGGCCGCCTGATCGTGGGCGCCATCGCCTCGCGCGATTTTCCCGTGCTGCAGGGTGGGCTCCTGTTCCTCGCGGTCGTCTATCTCTCGATCAACCTCGTGGTCGACATCCTCTACGCCGTCGTCGATCCGCGGGTGAGACTGGCATGA
- a CDS encoding ABC transporter permease, with protein MSTAEPLVGRAALRRLLRHRSFVIGGVLVLAMVLVALAADLLSPFDPLRSNIRARLVAPDAAHWFGTDHFGRDILSRVMIGARISLAIGALTAILAGIAGTLSGAVAGFFPRLDQPIMRVMDALMAFPSIVLAMVVSAVLGASLTNVVIALAIATTPHTARIVRASVLLERELDYVSAARSIGAGELTILFKHVLRNAAGPLIVRLTYVFAIAVLAEAALSFVGAGPPPPAASFGSIIAQGRDFMREAPWITVFPGLAIIVCVLGLNLLGDGLRDVLDPRLKF; from the coding sequence ATGAGCACGGCTGAACCGCTCGTCGGCCGCGCCGCCCTGCGGCGCCTGCTGCGCCACCGCTCCTTCGTGATCGGCGGCGTGCTGGTGCTGGCCATGGTGCTGGTCGCGCTCGCCGCCGACCTGCTTTCTCCCTTCGATCCGCTGCGCAGCAATATCCGCGCCCGGCTGGTGGCGCCGGACGCCGCCCACTGGTTCGGCACGGACCATTTTGGCCGCGACATCCTCTCGCGCGTGATGATCGGGGCGCGCATCTCGCTCGCCATCGGGGCCCTCACCGCCATTCTCGCCGGCATCGCCGGGACGCTGAGCGGCGCGGTCGCCGGCTTCTTCCCGCGCCTCGACCAGCCGATCATGCGGGTGATGGACGCACTGATGGCGTTCCCCTCGATCGTGCTCGCCATGGTCGTCTCGGCCGTGCTCGGCGCGTCGCTGACCAATGTCGTGATCGCGCTCGCCATCGCCACGACGCCGCACACCGCCCGGATCGTGCGCGCCTCCGTGCTGCTGGAACGGGAATTGGATTATGTCTCCGCCGCGCGCTCCATCGGCGCCGGCGAGCTGACCATCCTGTTCAAGCACGTGCTGCGCAACGCGGCTGGGCCACTGATCGTGCGGTTGACCTATGTCTTCGCCATCGCAGTGCTGGCCGAGGCGGCGCTCTCTTTCGTCGGTGCCGGGCCGCCACCACCGGCCGCCTCCTTCGGCTCGATCATCGCCCAGGGCCGCGATTTCATGCGCGAAGCGCCGTGGATCACGGTGTTCCCGGGCCTCGCCATCATCGTCTGCGTGCTCGGCCTCAACCTGCTCGGCGATGGCCTGCGCGACGTGCTCGACCCTCGCCTGAAATTCTGA
- a CDS encoding ABC transporter permease: protein MTEIADAKLMLPPRRLPRLRLPSLGGANMLVTAAALLGLVLLALAILAPLISPFEPDQQRLLARLKPPIGSTGANPLYWLGTDQLGRDLLSRCLHGLRLTLALALFGTLLGLALGAALGLAAGLLRGWADALIMGLVDIMMSLPFTLVALFVVALAGTDVTVLICVLGIAYWAHFARLIRAQVLSLREMPFVEAARAAGAGPWRIATVHMIPNLISPVVVMASLNFSNLILLESALSFLGLGVQPPTATLGSMVGQGRDYMASAPWIVAIPALFIVLVSLVAMLLGDALRDRLDPRLRGR, encoded by the coding sequence ATGACCGAGATCGCAGACGCCAAGCTGATGCTCCCGCCACGCCGGCTGCCGCGGCTCAGGCTTCCCTCCTTGGGCGGCGCCAACATGCTGGTCACGGCCGCGGCGCTGCTTGGGTTGGTGCTGCTCGCGCTCGCCATACTCGCGCCGCTGATCTCGCCCTTCGAGCCCGATCAGCAGCGGCTCTTGGCGCGGCTAAAGCCTCCGATCGGCAGCACCGGCGCCAACCCTCTCTATTGGCTCGGCACCGACCAGCTCGGCCGCGATCTGCTGTCGCGCTGCCTCCATGGCCTGCGCCTGACGCTCGCACTCGCGCTCTTCGGCACCTTGCTCGGCCTTGCGCTGGGCGCGGCGCTCGGCCTCGCTGCCGGGCTGCTGCGCGGCTGGGCCGATGCGCTGATTATGGGTCTCGTCGACATCATGATGTCGTTGCCCTTCACCCTCGTCGCGCTCTTCGTCGTGGCGCTCGCCGGCACCGACGTCACCGTGCTGATCTGCGTGCTCGGCATCGCCTACTGGGCGCATTTCGCCCGGCTGATCCGGGCCCAGGTCCTCAGCCTGCGCGAGATGCCCTTCGTCGAGGCCGCCCGCGCTGCCGGCGCCGGCCCCTGGCGCATCGCCACCGTCCACATGATCCCGAACCTGATCTCGCCGGTCGTGGTCATGGCGAGCCTCAACTTCTCGAACCTGATCCTGCTGGAATCGGCGCTCTCCTTCCTCGGCCTTGGCGTCCAGCCGCCGACGGCGACGCTCGGCTCGATGGTCGGTCAGGGCCGGGACTACATGGCCTCCGCGCCCTGGATCGTCGCCATTCCCGCCCTCTTCATCGTCCTCGTCAGCCTCGTCGCCATGCTGCTCGGGGATGCGTTGCGCGACCGCCTCGACCCACGCCTGCGCGGGCGCTGA
- a CDS encoding ABC transporter substrate-binding protein — protein sequence MAKHIILKAAVIAVIALGGAQAALAQRKGGEVAIGISQAPPSLDAQITSAQAARNVTLHIFETLYARDENAKPVPELAEGVTISPDGKTYVFPIRKDVAFHNGKKLDAADVVASLERYRKIGASPALVAAIDTVKASGEHEVTVTLKQAQSTFLDNLSSPRAPIAIYPASEAAKEAGKIEIIGTGPYKFVEYKPDSHVKLARYDAYAPNPKGTGRDGFAGKKEAFLDSVVFRFMPEGGARTAALEAGQIQFNETVDGPTAKRLGTDARFTVQKVVPFGLQVIKFNQAQPPANDVNFRLAVQAALDMEEIMAISYADIYQMDPSWLYPGAAFHSTIGGDKYNKADLKLAKELLGKSSYKGGKVTFIVDNLRANVDTATVVQQKLKEIGIEVEIAVSDWPTVSKIGFTPTNWTFWTHGFGIEPYEGPGSVMAPWVNGLSQQAKDPEIDRIAAAFNAELDESKRKALYDAFQKHMYDAAVAMKAGNYGIFQASTAKLKNFKPYRIPRMWGVWLEP from the coding sequence ATGGCAAAGCACATCATTCTCAAAGCAGCTGTCATTGCGGTCATCGCCCTGGGAGGGGCTCAAGCAGCGCTCGCACAACGCAAGGGCGGTGAGGTCGCCATCGGCATCAGCCAGGCGCCGCCCTCGCTCGATGCCCAGATCACCTCGGCGCAAGCCGCGCGCAACGTCACCCTGCACATCTTCGAGACGCTCTACGCCCGCGACGAGAACGCCAAGCCGGTGCCGGAACTCGCCGAAGGCGTCACCATCTCGCCGGACGGCAAGACCTATGTCTTCCCGATCCGCAAGGACGTGGCCTTCCACAACGGCAAGAAGCTCGATGCCGCCGACGTCGTCGCCTCGCTCGAGCGCTATCGCAAGATCGGCGCCTCGCCTGCGCTCGTCGCCGCGATCGACACGGTCAAGGCGAGCGGCGAGCATGAGGTTACGGTCACGCTGAAGCAGGCCCAGTCGACCTTTCTCGACAATCTCTCCTCGCCGCGTGCGCCGATCGCGATCTATCCGGCGAGCGAGGCCGCCAAGGAGGCCGGCAAGATCGAGATCATCGGCACCGGCCCCTACAAGTTCGTCGAGTACAAGCCGGACAGCCATGTGAAGCTCGCGCGCTATGACGCCTATGCGCCCAATCCAAAGGGGACCGGACGCGACGGCTTCGCCGGCAAGAAGGAAGCCTTCCTCGACAGCGTCGTCTTCCGCTTCATGCCCGAGGGCGGCGCGCGCACCGCCGCGCTCGAGGCCGGGCAGATCCAGTTCAACGAGACCGTTGACGGGCCGACGGCGAAGCGGCTCGGCACCGATGCGCGCTTCACTGTCCAGAAGGTCGTGCCGTTCGGCCTGCAGGTGATCAAGTTCAACCAGGCGCAGCCGCCGGCCAACGACGTCAATTTCCGCCTTGCCGTGCAGGCGGCGCTCGACATGGAGGAGATCATGGCGATCTCCTATGCCGACATCTACCAGATGGATCCGAGCTGGCTCTATCCCGGCGCCGCCTTCCACTCGACCATCGGCGGCGACAAGTACAACAAGGCTGACCTGAAGCTCGCCAAGGAGCTGCTCGGCAAGTCCTCCTACAAGGGCGGCAAGGTCACCTTCATCGTCGACAACCTGCGCGCCAATGTCGACACCGCAACCGTGGTGCAGCAGAAGCTCAAGGAGATCGGGATCGAGGTTGAGATCGCCGTCTCCGACTGGCCGACTGTCTCGAAGATCGGCTTCACGCCGACGAACTGGACGTTCTGGACGCATGGCTTCGGCATCGAGCCCTATGAGGGGCCCGGCTCGGTGATGGCGCCCTGGGTGAACGGCCTCTCGCAGCAGGCCAAGGACCCGGAGATCGACCGCATCGCCGCCGCCTTCAACGCAGAGCTCGACGAGAGCAAACGCAAGGCGCTCTACGACGCCTTCCAGAAGCACATGTACGACGCCGCCGTCGCTATGAAGGCCGGCAATTACGGGATCTTCCAAGCCTCCACGGCCAAGCTCAAGAACTTCAAGCCCTATCGCATTCCCCGGATGTGGGGCGTCTGGCTCGAGCCGTGA
- a CDS encoding succinylglutamate desuccinylase/aspartoacylase family protein: MSSTSRVRCEIDFEASGRQAGYLRAPLSRNTSGWGVVEIPVVSVKNGSGPTILFTGGVHGDEYEGPIAISRLARRLDPAAIQGRVIMIPALNIPAVMNDTRLSPVDNRDMNRCFPGNPKGTFSEMLAHFVDAVLLPLVDISVDLHTAGHSGDSALSTNMHYVADTALRERTMAAAAAFGAPYNVVFWGVDEGATLTSSVERRGILSLGTELGGWGRVNVEGVRIADRALTNILKHFGLMEGEPDTRQRDGSPGTRHMMVRDSAGYSFAPAGGLFEPRNVVGDACRAGELAGYLHFVEDIDRAPLEVRYRRDGVLWMSAGPGRVQRGDAVAVLMEDYDAVRAAA; encoded by the coding sequence ATGTCGTCCACAAGCCGGGTTCGTTGCGAGATCGATTTCGAGGCGAGCGGCCGTCAGGCCGGCTATCTGCGTGCGCCGCTCTCCCGCAATACCTCTGGCTGGGGCGTCGTCGAAATTCCGGTCGTCAGCGTGAAGAACGGCAGCGGCCCGACGATCCTGTTCACCGGCGGCGTCCATGGCGATGAATACGAAGGGCCGATCGCGATCTCGCGGCTCGCCCGCCGCCTCGATCCCGCTGCGATCCAGGGCCGCGTCATTATGATCCCGGCGCTCAACATCCCGGCGGTGATGAACGACACGCGGCTCTCGCCGGTCGACAATCGCGACATGAACCGCTGCTTTCCCGGCAACCCGAAGGGCACCTTCTCGGAGATGCTGGCCCATTTCGTCGATGCGGTGCTGCTGCCGCTGGTCGATATCTCCGTCGATCTCCACACCGCGGGGCATTCCGGCGATTCCGCGCTCTCGACCAACATGCATTACGTTGCCGACACCGCCCTGCGCGAGCGCACCATGGCTGCGGCGGCCGCCTTCGGCGCGCCCTACAACGTCGTGTTTTGGGGTGTCGATGAAGGCGCGACGCTGACATCGTCGGTCGAGCGCCGCGGCATCCTCTCGCTTGGCACTGAGCTCGGCGGCTGGGGGCGCGTCAATGTCGAGGGCGTGCGCATCGCCGACCGGGCCCTGACCAACATCCTCAAGCATTTCGGGCTGATGGAGGGCGAGCCGGATACGCGCCAGCGCGACGGTTCTCCAGGTACGCGCCATATGATGGTGCGGGATTCAGCCGGCTACTCCTTCGCGCCCGCTGGCGGTCTGTTCGAGCCGCGTAACGTCGTCGGCGACGCCTGCCGCGCCGGGGAACTCGCCGGCTACCTGCATTTCGTCGAGGACATCGACCGCGCGCCATTGGAGGTGCGCTATCGCCGCGACGGCGTGCTGTGGATGTCGGCGGGACCCGGCCGCGTGCAGCGCGGCGATGCCGTGGCCGTGCTGATGGAGGATTACGACGCCGTGCGCGCCGCGGCCTGA
- a CDS encoding MurR/RpiR family transcriptional regulator: MTDNPDRARNGGHDGFDGVIERLTALRPTLPPTAARIADVFLAHAAEVVHMSVTEVAERAEASEGSVISLCRQLGARGFQQVKIALARDLVQPVQFIHEDLARTDDTGTVIEKIFGSDLQALHDTMKVLDRGAMERAVAAIRGARRVELYGIGSAAPIAEDANYRLLRIGVESKVVVDSHVQAISAALTGPDVATITISHSGSTHETVTATRLAREAGATTICITNFGKSPLLAYADIVLNTMARETQFRTEAMTSRIAQLAVIDALIACLSLADYDKAVATIGRTFDVLSTKRF, from the coding sequence GTGACGGACAATCCCGATCGGGCGCGCAATGGCGGGCATGACGGCTTCGATGGCGTGATCGAGCGGCTGACGGCGCTGCGCCCGACGCTGCCGCCGACGGCCGCCCGCATCGCCGATGTCTTCCTCGCCCATGCGGCCGAGGTCGTGCACATGTCGGTGACGGAGGTGGCCGAACGGGCGGAAGCGAGCGAAGGCAGCGTGATCTCGCTTTGCCGGCAGCTCGGCGCGCGCGGCTTCCAGCAGGTCAAGATTGCGCTGGCCCGCGACCTCGTGCAGCCGGTGCAGTTCATCCACGAGGATCTCGCCCGCACCGACGACACCGGCACCGTGATCGAGAAGATCTTCGGCAGCGATCTGCAGGCGCTGCATGACACCATGAAGGTGCTCGACCGGGGAGCGATGGAGCGCGCCGTCGCCGCGATCCGTGGGGCGCGCCGCGTCGAGCTCTACGGCATCGGCAGCGCTGCCCCGATCGCGGAGGACGCCAACTACCGGCTGCTGCGCATCGGCGTTGAATCCAAGGTCGTGGTCGATTCGCACGTCCAGGCGATCAGCGCCGCGCTGACCGGCCCGGATGTCGCGACAATCACGATCTCGCATTCGGGCTCGACGCATGAGACCGTCACCGCGACCAGGCTCGCCCGAGAAGCCGGAGCGACGACGATCTGCATCACCAATTTCGGCAAGTCGCCGCTGCTCGCCTATGCCGACATCGTCTTGAACACCATGGCGCGCGAGACCCAGTTCCGCACCGAGGCGATGACGAGCCGGATCGCCCAGCTCGCGGTCATCGACGCCCTGATCGCCTGCCTGTCGCTCGCCGATTACGACAAGGCCGTGGCGACGATCGGCCGGACTTTCGACGTGCTTTCGACGAAGCGGTTCTAG
- a CDS encoding HAD-IIA family hydrolase: MPDFDAEFAVHAADDIRGWLIDLDGTLICGGRAMPGARAFLDACAGRFVVVSNDAEHTPAELASSLRRIGLEVPAGRIVLAGSVALDDIASRRPGARVLMLASDSLVRYARERGLVPVRMRPDVVFLGRDRRFSHARLALAANAVRAGAELVVANPDLVHPGPDGTIVPETGALLAALLACTGPVNYRLVGKPEPTLFAAGLALLDLPKRMVAMLGDNPRTDGEGARRFGLRYVEVAGGVFPQVDAETACPWEEGVFALPA; the protein is encoded by the coding sequence ATGCCCGACTTCGACGCGGAGTTTGCGGTGCACGCAGCGGACGATATTCGTGGCTGGCTGATCGATCTCGACGGCACATTGATCTGCGGTGGCCGGGCGATGCCGGGGGCGAGAGCCTTTCTGGACGCCTGCGCCGGCCGCTTCGTCGTGGTCTCGAATGACGCCGAGCACACTCCGGCGGAGCTGGCGAGCAGCCTGCGACGGATTGGGCTCGAGGTTCCAGCGGGCCGCATCGTGCTCGCGGGGTCGGTCGCGCTCGACGATATCGCCTCGCGGCGGCCGGGCGCGCGCGTGCTCATGCTGGCGAGCGACAGTCTGGTGCGTTATGCCCGTGAGCGCGGCCTCGTTCCGGTCCGGATGCGGCCCGATGTCGTCTTCCTCGGCCGCGATCGGCGCTTCAGCCATGCGCGGCTGGCGCTTGCGGCCAATGCCGTGCGGGCGGGGGCCGAACTCGTCGTCGCCAATCCTGATCTCGTCCATCCAGGCCCTGACGGCACGATCGTGCCTGAAACCGGAGCGCTTCTGGCGGCGCTCCTCGCCTGCACCGGCCCGGTGAATTATCGCCTCGTCGGCAAGCCGGAACCGACCCTGTTCGCCGCGGGGCTCGCCTTGCTCGACCTGCCGAAGCGGATGGTCGCGATGCTCGGCGACAATCCCAGGACCGATGGCGAGGGCGCGCGCCGCTTCGGCCTGCGCTATGTCGAGGTCGCCGGTGGGGTTTTCCCGCAGGTGGATGCTGAGACGGCTTGCCCGTGGGAGGAAGGCGTGTTCGCCTTGCCGGCATGA
- a CDS encoding ABC transporter permease — translation MLAFLGSRLLRMTITLWAIVTAVFLATRLTGNPIDFLMPEGLDAVSRAEMIAYWGLDRPIAEQYLLYWNSLLSGDFGLGLMERRPVAAIFGERLWQSASLLLATLALTVAVGVPLGILAALWRGQPRGQGVLFVAFLGYAVPNFVLAILLLLIFSYTLHWLPSAGSATLLHYVMPTVALAAYFVAALTRYTRNAMLDVLSEDYMRTARAKGLSESAIILRHGLRNALIPVITVLGLQITTLVSGAVVVETVFAWNGVGDLLVGATLRRDYPVLQFGVLVVAGAVILVNFAIDLAYAASDPRVRLVGA, via the coding sequence ATGCTCGCATTCCTAGGCAGCCGTCTCCTGCGCATGACGATCACGCTCTGGGCGATCGTCACCGCCGTTTTCCTGGCGACGCGACTGACCGGTAATCCGATCGATTTCCTGATGCCGGAGGGTCTCGATGCCGTCTCGCGCGCCGAGATGATCGCCTATTGGGGCCTCGATCGCCCGATCGCCGAGCAATACCTGCTGTACTGGAACTCCCTGCTCTCAGGCGATTTCGGCCTTGGCCTGATGGAGCGGCGGCCGGTCGCCGCGATCTTCGGCGAAAGGCTCTGGCAGAGCGCCTCGCTGCTGCTTGCGACGCTCGCGTTGACCGTCGCCGTCGGCGTCCCGCTCGGCATCCTCGCCGCGCTCTGGCGCGGGCAACCGCGCGGCCAGGGCGTACTCTTCGTCGCCTTCCTCGGCTACGCGGTCCCGAACTTCGTCCTCGCCATCCTGCTGCTGCTCATCTTCTCCTACACGCTGCATTGGCTGCCGAGCGCCGGCTCCGCCACCTTGCTGCATTATGTGATGCCGACTGTGGCGCTCGCCGCCTATTTCGTCGCGGCGCTCACCCGCTACACCCGCAACGCCATGCTCGACGTCCTCTCCGAGGACTATATGCGCACCGCCCGCGCCAAGGGCCTCTCCGAGAGCGCGATCATCCTGCGGCACGGACTGCGCAATGCGCTGATCCCGGTGATCACCGTGCTCGGCCTGCAGATCACAACCCTCGTTTCCGGCGCCGTCGTGGTCGAGACCGTCTTCGCCTGGAACGGGGTCGGCGACCTTCTCGTCGGCGCGACGCTGCGCCGCGACTACCCCGTGCTGCAATTCGGCGTCCTCGTCGTCGCCGGCGCCGTCATCCTCGTCAATTTCGCGATCGATCTCGCCTATGCGGCGTCCGATCCGCGCGTGCGCCTCGTCGGAGCCTGA
- a CDS encoding mandelate racemase/muconate lactonizing enzyme family protein, with the protein MNDQATQQTRAGNRPAALPPFRITRIEAAPLFGESPKGGWSAEIRPEDSIHALIAVHTDQGITGYGSVFTDGRLVQAGLKVLEPLFLGADALSPDLVSEKLHQNTFWMGRGGTLTHTISGIDIALWDILGQATGLSVGRLLGGRYRERVQPYCSLLMEEPDAMRDVVASYRDKGFTAFKIGWGPFGRALDTKLDEAIVRAAREAAGERSKLFVDAGASDALWPHGLKWAKRTAEMLADYDVGWFEEPVRPDAIDDYRELRRSSPVPIAGCEVLTRRQSFIPWLTTGAVDIIQPDVTKVGGISEQRRIAWMAYDLGIRYVGHGWNTALGLAADLQMATAFPDADLVEFIGGSPYVDGILARPFDLDAEGWLTIPDLPGLGVTIDRDKLAKYTPNPGALFA; encoded by the coding sequence GTGAACGATCAGGCCACCCAGCAGACACGCGCAGGTAATCGGCCGGCAGCGCTGCCGCCGTTCAGGATCACCCGCATCGAGGCCGCCCCGCTTTTCGGCGAGAGCCCGAAAGGCGGCTGGTCAGCCGAGATCCGGCCGGAGGATTCGATCCATGCACTGATCGCGGTTCATACCGACCAGGGCATCACCGGCTATGGCAGCGTCTTCACCGACGGGCGCCTGGTCCAGGCCGGGCTCAAGGTGCTGGAGCCGCTCTTCCTTGGAGCCGATGCGCTCTCCCCCGATTTAGTCAGCGAGAAGCTGCACCAGAACACCTTCTGGATGGGCCGCGGCGGCACGCTGACGCACACGATCAGCGGCATCGACATCGCGCTCTGGGACATTCTCGGCCAGGCCACCGGCCTCAGCGTCGGCCGGCTGCTCGGCGGCCGCTATCGCGAGCGCGTCCAGCCTTATTGCTCGCTCCTGATGGAGGAGCCCGACGCGATGCGGGATGTGGTCGCAAGCTATCGCGACAAGGGCTTCACCGCCTTCAAGATCGGCTGGGGTCCGTTTGGCCGGGCCCTCGACACCAAGCTCGACGAGGCGATCGTGCGCGCCGCGCGCGAGGCGGCCGGCGAGCGCTCAAAACTCTTCGTCGACGCCGGCGCCAGCGACGCGCTCTGGCCGCACGGACTGAAATGGGCCAAGCGCACCGCCGAGATGCTGGCCGATTATGATGTCGGCTGGTTCGAGGAGCCGGTCCGGCCGGACGCGATCGACGATTATCGCGAACTGCGCCGTTCATCGCCGGTACCGATCGCCGGCTGCGAGGTTCTGACGAGGCGCCAGAGCTTCATTCCCTGGCTGACCACCGGCGCCGTCGACATCATCCAGCCGGATGTCACCAAGGTCGGCGGCATCTCCGAGCAGCGCCGCATTGCCTGGATGGCCTATGATCTAGGCATCAGATATGTCGGCCATGGCTGGAACACGGCGCTTGGCCTCGCCGCCGACCTGCAGATGGCGACAGCATTTCCCGATGCCGATCTCGTCGAATTCATCGGCGGCAGCCCCTATGTCGACGGCATCCTCGCGAGGCCCTTCGACCTCGACGCGGAAGGCTGGCTGACGATCCCGGACCTGCCGGGCCTCGGCGTCACCATCGATCGCGACAAGCTCGCCAAGTACACGCCCAACCCAGGAGCGCTCTTCGCCTGA
- a CDS encoding GntR family transcriptional regulator: MPEASERMETTGMAERAGTPAPDWQPLQPQTLVDHAIEAIIAGAAAGLILPGDRIVEVDLARKLGVSRVPVREALRLLESQGVVVSEAYKGIRLRPVTNERVSDLIEARIALEASATARAVAAGRNRGSHLDELRNAVAEMELMAARGSAYGVAVADTRFHRALCRLGGNSVTLDLWETLAPQCTIIFGLATFGKPMAGVVEEHVDLLAVFEAGDIEAIERTLDEHITVMNHAMDYEAIVARRRRERDAQ, translated from the coding sequence ATGCCGGAGGCAAGCGAGCGCATGGAGACGACCGGTATGGCAGAGCGGGCCGGGACTCCGGCTCCCGATTGGCAGCCACTCCAGCCGCAGACCCTCGTTGATCATGCGATCGAGGCGATCATCGCCGGTGCCGCCGCCGGGCTGATCCTGCCGGGCGACCGCATCGTCGAGGTCGATCTTGCCCGCAAGCTAGGGGTCAGCCGCGTGCCGGTGCGCGAAGCCTTGCGCCTGCTGGAGAGCCAGGGCGTTGTCGTCAGCGAGGCCTATAAGGGTATCAGGCTGCGCCCGGTCACCAATGAGCGCGTCTCCGATCTGATCGAGGCGCGCATCGCGCTCGAGGCCAGTGCGACCGCCCGCGCCGTCGCCGCCGGGCGCAATCGCGGCAGTCACCTCGACGAGCTGCGGAACGCCGTCGCCGAGATGGAGCTGATGGCGGCGCGCGGCAGCGCCTATGGCGTCGCCGTCGCCGATACGCGCTTCCACCGCGCGCTCTGCCGGCTTGGCGGCAACAGCGTCACGCTCGACTTGTGGGAGACGCTGGCGCCGCAATGCACGATCATTTTCGGCCTCGCCACCTTCGGCAAGCCGATGGCCGGCGTCGTCGAGGAGCATGTCGATCTCCTCGCCGTGTTCGAGGCCGGCGACATCGAGGCGATCGAGCGCACGCTCGATGAGCACATCACCGTGATGAACCACGCGATGGACTACGAGGCCATCGTCGCCAGGCGCCGCAGGGAAAGGGACGCACAGTGA